The Pocillopora verrucosa isolate sample1 chromosome 2, ASM3666991v2, whole genome shotgun sequence genome has a segment encoding these proteins:
- the LOC131794024 gene encoding uncharacterized protein: MKSDVYGKILVVPPLLVTYIPILVFWVMKIFYRRKFDQISLWVATNAFSNIFKEKKKKTCCPREARWLFKDIDLTAEDELLSKVLTRFLMLFYLMFGAVLTVFWLLFVLDVSYDCDEDDLSKDCFERKWTSEPQDPLNCSSAAVQTLIQNGTIQVVCNEIVLNFGLASGASYGSFKLSMFAIKVSASALLRIETTKKLRCVQVFGGLLVLGINISLIVVDTAIPSVAILLRDQKVAIVQLLTTTITAFYFLFFIPWRELIDLKTQRENPLDTVIGNCA, translated from the coding sequence ATGAAGTCAGACGTGTACGGTAAAATTTTGGTTGTGCCACCTCTTCTCGTTACTTACATTCCCATCCTCGTCTTTTGGGTGATGAAgatattttacagaagaaaatttgatcaaatCAGTCTCTGGGTTGCCACAAATGCATTTTCCAATATATtcaaggagaagaagaagaagacttGTTGTCCTCGAGAAGCGAGGTGGCTGTTTAAAGACATTGACCTAACAGCAGAGGATGAATTATTATCCAAGGTCCTAACCAGATTTTTGATGCTGTTTTATTTGATGTTTGGCGCTGTGCTGACAGTTTTTTGGCTGCTCTTTGTGCTGGATGTAAGTTACGACTGCGATGAAGATGACCTCTCGAAAGACTGCTTCGAACGCAAATGGACTTCGGAGCCGCAAGACCCCCTAAACTGTAGCAGTGCTGCCGTTCAAACCTTGATTCAAAATGGAACCATACAGGTCGTCTGCAACGAAATCGTCCTTAATTTTGGATTGGCCAGTGGTGCAAGTTACGGCTCATTCAAGCTCTCTATGTTCGCCATTAAGGTAAGTGCAAGTGCACTCTTGAGGATTGAGACAACAAAGAAGCTACGATGCGTGCAAGTTTTTGGTGGATTACTGGTTCTCGGTATTAACATATCGCTTATAGTTGTTGACACAGCCATTCCTTCAGTAGCCATCTTGTTGAGAGATCAAAAAGTTGCTATCGTTCAGCTACTAACAACAACAATCACTGCTTTTTACTTCCTATTCTTTATTCCCTGGCGGGAGCTCATTGACTTGAAAACCCAGAGAGAGAACCCGTTAGATACTGTCATAGGAAACTGTGCTTAG
- the LOC131794027 gene encoding smoothelin — MEDEEAVLKKKLEETTNFEERREIRQKLRELRKKKLDALESATTTANERPRRRDRVKREEQTTIITETKTTTGDSLEPSTVQTKVEVSYSHTVATDEPSENGLENGHVESENVVEEETVSAKEENVVEEQPVEGESAAQFSIEINGEKSSQDKDEEEVVPTPQSELSTDTETVEKSSEKVIEDEPAQDNEEEEEEEVEEVELTPEVIEKMEDLDQLEKLLKDVPLNEYALRKAIRLQIRQLRVKKEMNKDSEIGLGFRKRDRVNQEDDLPGNNTSVRNQPSECSRSQISDDSGLSSGTETMASVSIDEDNVQLDIDSVKPQAVASDSDADDASSTVSSLTSGSASEPEVVKTSPPRPPKPSRPMSSTPMERRSNGELSGDFKTRVLGSSTTPIRDLSKKPKSSGPEQVDFRNQLKKTGLRADRDLTAQGKRQQQGDFRGQLKSTGIDASRNLSALRNAGKKKEGSAQVDFRGLLNKAKGSESPVDKKTPPRPPPTYLSKIADSGASASRTSAGSLSTDGKEGAKDSESKAGRKISSSDLLNMLHKPVETSKESYLVQRGIKKAEASKSVTQKFVAPSTSTTDEALQARMVVRKERSEKLIPPVKDPREQRRASKDEEMKDFRTVLKKAATQKSRVLPKGIEHEGEQETSAGEAKRNERFSIDIQDKNELAKLRADLLRQKEIQDKEPSETKTVTTVTEKTVKETDGGQGTRTTEIKKTTEVHKTGEGTMTVTKTTKTTTGGSKGASIDALFAQRKKERMMAKKKAEANTKDRRNAFKQQLEAQAPKVEGGRKFTSGNTAVNQLQEWCRRRTKFHEGVDIQNFTTSWANGLAMCALLNYFLPEKIPYETLNPEDKKGNWTLAFKVANEEGIEPLLELEDVMAVDVPEPKSLITYVHFVYQHFSEKKQQQQQA, encoded by the exons ATGGAAGACGAAGAGGCTGTGCTCAAGAAAAAG ttggAAGAGACAACCAATTTTGAAGAAAGACGTGAGATTAGACAAAAGCTTAGAGAGCTACGCAAAAAGAAACTTGATGCTTTAGAGTCAGCTACAACTACAGCAAATGAAAGACCAAGAAGGAGGGATAGAGTGAAAAGAGAAGAGCAAACTACTATTATAACAGAGACAAAAACAACCACTGGTGATTCTTTGGAGCCATCAACAGTACAAACTAAGGTGGAGGTTAGTTATAGTCACACAGTGGCAACTGATGAACCCTCTGAAAATGGTCTTGAAAATGGACATgttgaaagtgaaaatgttgTTGAAGAGGAAACAGTTTCTGctaaagaggaaaatgttgttGAGGAACAGCCAGTGGAAGGTGAAAGTGCAGCTCAGTTTAGTATAGAAATAAATGGGGAAAAAAGTTCCCAAGataaagatgaagaagaagTGGTGCCAACCCCACAGTCTGAACTTTCCACAGACACTGAAACCGTAGAAAAATCCTCTGAAAAAGTCATTGAGGATGAACCAGCACAGGacaatgaagaagaagaagaagaagaagtggAAGAAGTCGAATTAACACCAGAAGTGATTGAAAAGATGGAGGACTTAGATCAATTAGAGAAACTG cttaaagATGTTCCTTTAAATGAATATGCTCTGAGAAAGGCAATAAGGCTACAAATAAGACAACTGAGAGTCAAGAAAG AGATGAACAAAGATAGTGAAATTGGGCTAGGGTTTAGAAAGAGAGATAGAGTCAATCAAGAAGATGACTTACCAGGAAATAACACATCGGTGAGAAACCAACCTTCTGAGTGTTCCAGGTCACAGATATCTGATGATAGTGGATTGAGTTCCGGTACTGAAACAATGGCTTCAGTATCCATTGATGAGGATAATGTTCAGCTTGATATTGACAGTGTGAAGCCCCAAGCAGTGGCTAGTGACTCTGATGCAGATGATGCTTCCTCCACAGTATCTAGCTTAACCTCTGGGAGTGCTTCCGAGCCAGAGGTTGTCAAAACTTCACCTCCAAGACCTCCTAAACCATCTAGACCTATGTCAAGCACTCCTATGGAGAGAAGATCTAATGGAGAGCTTTCAGGAGATTTTAAAACTCGAGTACTAGGAAGCTCAACTACACCAATAAGAGATCTGTCAAAAAAGCCTAAATCTTCAGGTCCTGAGCAAGTGGATTTCCGAAACCAACTTAAGAAAACTGGTTTGAGAGCTGATAGAGATTTGACAGCACAGGGGAAAAGACAACAACAGGGAGATTTCCGTGGACAACTGAAGTCAACAGGTATTGATGCATCAAGAAATTTATCAGCGCTAAGAAATGCaggtaaaaaaaaggaagggtcTGCTCAGGTTGATTTCAGAGGGCTTCTTAACAAAGCAAAGGGTTCTGAGAgtcctgttgataaaaaaacacCTCCACGTCCTCCCCCAACATACTTATCAAAGATAGCAGACTCTGGGGCTTCAGCTTCCCGAACCTCTGCTGGAAGTCTGTCAACTGATGGCAAGGAAGGGGCAAAGGACTCAGAAAGTAAAGCTGGTCGAAAGATCTCAAGTTCAGACCTGCTGAACATGTTGCATAAGCCTGTTGAGACTTCCAAGGAAAGTTATCTTGTACAGCGAGGTATCAAGAAGGCAGAGGCCTCAAAATCGGTGACTCAGAAGTTTGTAGCACCATCAACTAGTACAACGGATGAGGCACTTCAAGCTCGCATGGTAGTGAGAAAGGAAAGGTCAGAGAAACTTATTCCTCCAGTCAAAGATCCTCGAGAACAAAGAAGAGCTTCCAAAGATGAGGAAATGAAAGATTTTCGTACAGTGTTAAAGAAAGCTGCTACTCAAAAATCAAGAGTATTGCCCAAAGGAATTGAACATGAAGGGGAGCAGGAAACTTCAGCAGGTGAAGCCAAAAG GAATGAAAGATTTTCAATAGACATCCAAGACAAGAATGAACTTGCAAAGTTACGAGCAGATCTTTTACGTCAAAAAGAAATACAGGACAAGGAACCTTCAGAAACAAAAACTGTCACAACTGTCACAGAGAAGACAGTTAAGGAGACTGATGGGGGACAGGGAACAAGAACAACAGAGATTAAAAAGACAACTGAGGTGCACAAGACAGGGGAAGGTACTATGACAGTgactaaaacaacaaaaacaaccacAGGAGGTAGTAAAG GGGCTTCAATTGATGCACTGTTTGCACaaaggaagaaagagagaaTGATGGCCAAAAAGAAAGCAGAGGCAAACACAAAGGACAGAAGGAATGCATTTAAACAGCAGCTTGAAGCTCAAGCACCAAAAgt TGAAGGTGGAAGGAAGTTCACTAGTGGCAACACTGCTGTAAACCAGCTCCAGGAATGGTGTCGTCGAAGAACTAAGTTTCATGAG GGAGTGGACATTCAGAACTTTACTACCAGCTGGGCCAATGGGTTGGCTATGTGTGCTCTGCTAAATTACTTCCTACCGGAGAAGATTCCATATGAAACTCTGAATCCTGAAGACAAAAAGGGAAATTGGACCCTGGCCTTTAAAGTTGCCAA TGAGGAGGGCATTGAACCTTTGTTGGAGTTGGAAGACGTTATGGCTGTTGATGTCCCTGAACCCAAAAGTCTGATCACTTATGTCCATTTTGTCTACCAACACTTTTCAgagaaaaaacaacagcaacagcaagCATAG